Below is a window of Streptomyces qaidamensis DNA.
CAGGTCTGGCCCCAGTCGTCGTCACCGCACAGCGCGGCCAGCGCCTTGCGCAGGTCACCGGGCGGCAGCACGCCGAGCTCGTCGCGCAGGCGCCCGCTGGAGCCGCCGTCGTCGGCCACGGTGACGACGGCGGTGAGGTCGCCGGTGATCCGGCGCAGCGCGGCGAGCGAGGCGGACAGGCCCATGCCGCCGCCGAGGGCGACGACCTTGGGCTGGGTCCCCCGGCGGCGCGGCTTGCCGCCCCGGGCCTCGGCGGGCCGGCCGCCCTTTCCGCCGTTGCCCTCGGGCACCACCCGGCGCAGCCGGCTCAGCCGCGGTGTACGTGGTGTCATTCGCGTCCCATGTCCCGGTGTACGACCACCGTCTCCACGCTCTCGGCGGCGAGCCGGGCGGCGAGCTTCTCCGACATGGCGACCGAGCGGTGCTTTCCGCCCGTGCAGCCCACGGCGATGGTCACGTAGCGCTTGCCCTCGCGGCGGTAGCCGGTGGCGACGAGCTGGAGGAGCTCCGTGTAGCGGTCGAGGAACTCCTTGGCGCCGGGCTGGTTGAAGACGTACCCGGAGACCTCGTCGTTGAGGCCGGTGTACGGGCGCAGCTCCGGGACCCAGTGCGGGTTCGGCAGGAAGCGGCAGTCGACGACCAGGTCGGCGTCGACGGGGAGGCCGTACTTGTAGCCGAACGACATGACCGTGGCCCGCAGCTCCGGCTCCTCCTCGCCGGCGAACTGGGCGTCCATCTTGGCGCGCAGCTCGTGCACGTTGAGGCTGGAGGTGTCGATCACCAGGTCGGCGTCGCCGCGCAGCTCGCGCAGCAGCTCGCGTTCGGCGGCGATGCCGTCGACGATGCGGCCGTCGCCCTGCAGGGGGTGCGGCCGGCGCACCGACTCGAAGCGGCGCACCAGGGCCTCGTCGGAGGACTCCAGGAAGACGATCCGCCGCGTGACGTTCTTCGCCTCCAGGTCGGCGAGGGACTCGCGGAGGTTGTCGAAGAAGCGGCGGCCGCGGACGTCGACGACGACGGCGATCCGCGCCACGTTGCCCTGGGAACGGGCGCCGAGCTCCACCATGGTGGGGATCAACGCGGGCGGCAGGTTGTCGACGACGAACCAGCCGAGGTCCTCCAGACACTTCGCCGCCGTAGAACGCCCGGCTCCGGACATGCCGGAGATGATCACCAGCTCGGGGATGGCCGCGTCCGGGACCGGGGTCTTCTCGTTGGGCGTGCCCGTACTCACCTGTGCTCCGTCTCCGGCGTGCTCTGTGCGGCTGTCGTGCTCGTTCACATTCATGTCTCCTGCCCCCGTCGTTCGTCCGGGGCTCCCGTCGTCACGGGTTCCCCACTGGAACCCATGGTGCCGGGTTCCTCCTCCATGATCTCTCCAGTCGCCGTGTTGACGGCGGGTGCGGCCGGGGCCGAGCGGGCGAGGGCCACCGCGATCGTCTCGGCCGTCTTGCGGCCTATGCCGGGGACCTCGCAGATCTGGTCGATGGTGGCGGATCGCAGTTTCTTCAACGAACCGAAGTGCTTCAGAAGTGCCTGCTTGCGGGTGTCCCCGAGGCCGGGGACGTCGTCCAAGGGGCTGGAGCGGAAGCGCTTGGACCGCTTGGTGCGCTGGTAGCTGATCGCGAACCTGTGGGCCTCGTCACGGACGCGCTGGAGAAGGTACAGGCCTTCGCTGGTGCGGGGCAGGACCACCGGGTCGTCGTCGCCGGGCAGCCAGACCTCCTCCAAGCGCTTGGCGAGGCCGCACACGGCGATGTCGTCGATGCCGAGCTCGTCCATGGCGCGCCGGGCGGCCGCGACCTGCGGGGCGCCGCCGTCGACGACCACGAGCTGAGGCGGGTAGGCGAACTTCTTGGGGCGGCCGTCGTCCTCGGTGAGGCCGGTCCCGACGATCTCGCCGTTTCTGTCGATCTCAGTGGTCTCGGCGTTCTCTCCCTCGGTCCACTCGCCCGTCTTCTCCTTCTCGGCGAGATAGCGCCGGAAGCGGCGGGTGATCACCTCGTGCATCGAGCGGACGTCGTCCTGGCCGGCGAAGCCCTTGATCTGGAAGCGGCGGTACTCGCTCTTGCGGACG
It encodes the following:
- the rapZ gene encoding RNase adapter RapZ, whose amino-acid sequence is MNVNEHDSRTEHAGDGAQVSTGTPNEKTPVPDAAIPELVIISGMSGAGRSTAAKCLEDLGWFVVDNLPPALIPTMVELGARSQGNVARIAVVVDVRGRRFFDNLRESLADLEAKNVTRRIVFLESSDEALVRRFESVRRPHPLQGDGRIVDGIAAERELLRELRGDADLVIDTSSLNVHELRAKMDAQFAGEEEPELRATVMSFGYKYGLPVDADLVVDCRFLPNPHWVPELRPYTGLNDEVSGYVFNQPGAKEFLDRYTELLQLVATGYRREGKRYVTIAVGCTGGKHRSVAMSEKLAARLAAESVETVVVHRDMGRE